A single Halarcobacter anaerophilus DNA region contains:
- the cmoB gene encoding tRNA 5-methoxyuridine(34)/uridine 5-oxyacetic acid(34) synthase CmoB: MDLEKLKQKKNECRSWKNVLPWYNQLLKVFKIEKENLEVSYGDWFSIGKREDLSEEEFALVEETAKKLIPWRKGPFKIFGLEIDSEWQSNIKYNLIRPYFNLKDKVVADIGCNNGYYMFRMLEDKPKRLVGFDPSALTLHQFEFVNHFVKSDIIYEMLGVEHLEYYNHKFDFIFMLGVLYHRADPVGTLKSLAKGLNSKGEIIIDTFMIDGEQEICLTPNKRYSKIPNIYFIPTIPALKNWLSRAGFEDIEVIATTTTTSEEQRKTAWSFEQSLEDFLDPNDKNKTVEGYPAPKRVYMKAKKIQ; this comes from the coding sequence ATGGATTTAGAAAAATTAAAACAGAAAAAAAATGAGTGTAGAAGTTGGAAAAACGTGTTACCTTGGTACAACCAGCTTTTAAAAGTTTTTAAAATCGAAAAAGAGAATTTGGAAGTCTCTTACGGTGATTGGTTCAGTATAGGAAAAAGAGAAGACTTAAGTGAAGAAGAGTTTGCTTTAGTAGAAGAGACGGCAAAAAAACTTATACCTTGGAGAAAAGGTCCTTTTAAAATTTTCGGACTTGAAATTGACAGTGAATGGCAAAGTAATATAAAATATAATTTAATCAGACCGTATTTTAATCTAAAAGATAAAGTAGTTGCGGATATTGGGTGTAATAACGGTTATTATATGTTTAGAATGTTAGAAGACAAACCTAAAAGATTAGTAGGATTTGATCCTTCTGCTTTGACTTTACACCAATTTGAATTTGTAAATCATTTTGTAAAATCTGATATTATTTACGAAATGTTAGGAGTTGAACATTTAGAGTATTACAATCATAAGTTTGACTTTATCTTTATGTTAGGAGTTCTATATCATAGAGCAGATCCTGTCGGAACATTAAAATCCCTGGCAAAAGGATTAAACAGCAAAGGTGAAATTATAATAGATACTTTTATGATAGATGGAGAGCAGGAAATTTGTCTGACTCCAAACAAAAGATACTCTAAAATTCCTAATATCTATTTTATTCCCACAATTCCTGCACTTAAAAATTGGTTAAGCAGAGCAGGCTTTGAAGACATTGAAGTAATTGCCACGACTACAACAACAAGTGAGGAGCAAAGAAAAACAGCTTGGTCTTTTGAACAAAGTTTGGAAGATTTTTTAGACCCTAATGATAAAAATAAAACTGTAGAGGGCTATCCTGCGCCTAAAAGAGTATATATGAAAGCAAAGAAAATACAATAA
- a CDS encoding GGDEF domain-containing protein, which produces MKNSILELVKKSSHDEEAYKALEKIYQLYDQLQYSSNIKQMAEDIYVWLHTNFNIDNVTFALFDIERNNRENIFVEGDEFYLDDDMSFFFIINTHTALNAIVSFCANSKEQHEEISKQYNIIEAALFQISPILQNGIIKKNFIETLSLDSVTKVYNRHYLIENLNKQMNLSKKEYNSVYFLMIGIDHFKAVIDEFDHDIADQVLIELAKIIHTNISEFDMVARLSGDEFLISMLSSNSEEEIRKIAQNIIDDFSKVEVIVSEDGQTLKKTVCVGIDVFDTHDKNDSIDKTIKNADIALYEAKNRGRSQLFNYKDLKVEDTIELF; this is translated from the coding sequence ATGAAAAATAGCATTTTAGAACTGGTTAAAAAATCTTCACATGATGAAGAAGCCTATAAAGCTTTAGAAAAAATTTACCAGCTTTACGATCAACTTCAATACTCTTCTAATATAAAACAGATGGCAGAAGATATATATGTTTGGCTGCATACAAACTTTAATATTGACAATGTAACTTTTGCACTTTTTGATATAGAAAGAAATAATAGGGAGAATATATTTGTAGAAGGAGATGAATTCTATTTAGATGATGATATGTCTTTCTTTTTTATTATAAATACGCATACAGCTCTTAATGCTATAGTCTCTTTTTGTGCAAATTCAAAAGAACAACATGAAGAGATTTCAAAACAATATAATATAATTGAAGCAGCCCTTTTTCAAATTTCACCGATACTTCAAAACGGTATAATAAAGAAAAATTTTATTGAAACTCTATCTTTAGACTCTGTAACAAAAGTTTATAACAGACACTATTTAATAGAAAACCTAAACAAACAAATGAACTTGTCAAAAAAAGAGTATAACAGCGTATATTTTCTAATGATAGGAATCGACCATTTTAAAGCAGTAATTGACGAGTTTGACCATGATATTGCAGATCAAGTCTTAATTGAACTTGCAAAAATCATTCATACAAATATATCCGAGTTTGATATGGTTGCAAGATTAAGCGGAGATGAGTTTCTAATTTCCATGTTAAGTTCAAACAGTGAAGAAGAGATTAGAAAAATTGCCCAAAATATAATAGATGATTTCAGTAAAGTTGAAGTAATAGTAAGTGAAGACGGACAAACCTTGAAAAAAACCGTTTGTGTGGGGATTGACGTTTTTGATACCCATGACAAAAACGATTCAATCGACAAAACGATAAAAAATGCGGATATTGCCCTTTATGAAGCAAAAAACAGAGGAAGAAGCCAACTTTTTAACTATAAAGATTTAAAGGTTGAAGATACAATAGAACTTTTTTAA